CGTTAGATGATGCAGCTCTgattatgatgactacaatggACAATGGAAAGTATTTGTTAAATAAACAGCACTCTGCCAAGCTCGCTGAACGTGTCGATCAAAAATTTCCAATACAGCTCTTCTTGCCGTGGACCTCTGTGCCTGATGTTGTGGCCAGTCGGTGTGCACGccacttttaaatgaaaaaaaaaagcgtacaaatgtatttcccacattttaaaatcatcaaGTTGGATGTGTTCCTCTGAGTTTGGTGCAAACATCCTATTCGTCAAACGCACAGAAAAGTGTTTTTGAGTCACGAAATGTCTTCAATTGCAGGTGGACCGTAGACATTCGGCTGGGTCTCCGTACGCACTTTTAAACCCCTATGCCACTGAGCAGGATAGACTTGCTTAAGCGGCAATCCAGAATGCCAAGATTGATTAGAttgttttttaaagcttttttttttgttaaagcttTGTATTTCAATATGGCCCCTGAACCTTCACCTCCCTCCCGAGCCCACATCTTCTATTCAAGCAACAAATCCAACACCAGATTCTTGCACATCAGTCAACATTTCAATGaaggaaaacacacacttgGTATGATTGTCCTTTCTTTCTGAAGAGATTCCGCAAAGGATAATCATGCGTTCGATTCGTCATTCTAAATGGGTTGTTTAGGTATGTTGGGGGAGCTGAGAGAGACTCATGCATAAGTAACACTTTGCAGTAGCAGCAGTAGAAGGAGAGATGGTcattttaaatgcaacagaACACTTTGTAGTCCCTTGGGTTCTTGAGTAAGTCCACATACCCCTAGTCTCCTGGAGCTCTTGAAAGAGGGAGCAAGGTgggggtgtatatatatagatatgtgtGTCCTGAGAAAggctgtgtgcgtttgtgtgtacaTGCGTAGACGAGCTCAGCTCCGTCTCCAAGCCGTCTTAAAGGATGGCGTCTCTCTGGAGCGGTGATGGGTGTTCAGtgttgaaagggttaaatctcTCCCTGCTTTGAGGTCACATAGTACcaggtttggggtggggggcggggtcagGGGTCAGGGGTCGTGCTGCTGGAGAGCTTGCTGTAGTTTGCGTCTGTACATTGTATATTTAGATTGCACGGCTCGCACGCGCTCCGCCTCCTCTTTGTCCAGGATGACCAGGAAGTTTTGAAGCTCCGGGACTGAGAAGGCGTGCCACTGTTGACAAAACACACGTTACTATTTTTAGGTCAGTCGTTAGGCATTCTATAGCTTTTCATTACAAACAAGATGTCCAAGTAGGTCTTGTTGAGTTGAGGGTGCCTCACAGTGAATCCCCGACTCACAACAAAAAGCTCACCTATTTGCAGTTTTGGTAATCTTTCTGTAAAACCATGAGATGCCTCAAGATGGCGTCAAAGCCCTggctaataggaaagtagtaattggtgtcaaggcaTGTATGTTGAGCAGTACATCTAGATTATAAAATCGTTGAGTGTCGTGGAGGAgttaagtttagcctgggttgtttgcAGAAGTTACAGACAGTCTGCTGGACGTGTCCGTTTTTGCTCTGATGATTGGCTATTAAAAAGCGCTAGCTAAATATCGCTAGCTAACAAAGTATAGAGGCTTTGTTATTGCTTGACCTGTATTATTTTTAAGGGTTGTGAAGGCAACATACTCATGTGCTtttggtgcatttaaaaaaaatccaatcatcTGTAATTTGTGTTTTATAGTTTAAACTATTACTTTAGgtgtaaaaaaaactttccttattcatgtttttttgttattagtgAAGGGACTGGGTCCCGACGCACCCCCATTAGTGGGGGTTTATTCTATTCCGATGCAAAGGCATCATCAGTGTGTAGTTCGTAGACAAAACGCCTCAACAAAAGATAAAAGTTGCCCAAAGACAAAGTAATAAACCAAAAGGATAAAATTTGCTTGGCGGAAAAGAATGTAGATGAGTTCAGTAATCGGAAACAAAGGTGTGCTTTTTCACCTCCACTTCTCCAGTCTCGTTTTCTTTGAGGACAAAACTGAGCCGCTCCGGGTCAGGCCCTGCTAACAGTCTGAGAAGAAGGGGACGCTCACACAGAGGAAGTTTCTGGAACaaatctgaccaaaaaaaaaaaaccccacacaaaaTACTAAAATTGGAATGTGTTCGATTGTACATTGTATGACATTTCAAGTTTTTACTCCTTCCTTACCTTGTCCATCACGATGCGTTTGCCTGTATAAGGCAAACTTGCGAGGGTTGTCCAACACCATGAACTTTTTCAGCAAGCCCTGGATCACCTCTCTGGTTGTGGTCGTGGAACTGATGTGCAACTGTTTCACGCAGTCACAGGGGAGGTAAAAGGAGGTTCGGTCCTCACCCTGCCCACAGTCTCGGCCCTCTGATGGTGAGCCATCAGGGCCTCCCGGGACGGGCACATCCATAGCTGGCACTGTGACGGGTCGACTAAGCCTCAGATGGACTTTGATGAAACCTGTGTAAGAACCGTCTGAGGCCTGCGGCACAGTAATACATCAAAGAAAAATTAGAGAGAAAATTTGAATATAATGGGCCgtggttaagataagataagatatcctttattcgtcccacactggggaaatttgtagaatgtatgtagaaagaagaaaggagaaagagaaaaaaaaacaacaaacaatggataaatcacagtactatttacaattttccttcacataatttaattattattattattattattatgattgtattATGTGTTATGCATACACTCTCCGCACTGTCGGGTGGAACACTatccaaatatattttatttacgtatatatatacacacacacacacacacacacacacacacacacacacacgcacacacacgcacacacacacacacacacacacactagtgatATTACAGCCAAACTGCTGATTGTTGTAAGGTGAATTgaacaaattttttttcaatgtatccaTTTCTGAGgtctccattttttggggggttatttCCAAAAGATCTGAATATGACAACTCACTAGTTTCATGCCATTCTCTGACACCCGGGAGTTATATTCTTCTATCCTGGTGCGCACCTCTTCTTCTGGAAGGTCTTTTACAcccccttcctcttcctcctttgcTTCACTCTTCTGTtgccagacagaaaaaaaaaaaagataagcaaTCATGCAGTGTCTATTtcagccacaagatggcggcgccTCCCTCAGGAAATCCCCAGCCTCTTTGATGAATAAACTCGTCGCTAAAAGGATTTTaccacgcacacaaaaacaagaaggTGAATGAGAGACTACAAGAGCATCCTCGTTTTGTAGATGCATTCAGCTGTTGCGTCTTCATTAATTTCCCGTCCTACATCTTTGCCAAATGCAACAATATGCGACTCTGACCGGATCCGATTAGGACGCCGAGTGACACTTTTGTATTGACAATATTGATACAATATTCGTATCAATCTTCTCTTCCAAGCAACCAACCAGCTTTGTCACTGAAAAAGAGAACAGGAAATGTTGCAAATGAAGTGCGCAAATGCGTCAGTCAGCATCCCTGCACTCGATTATTTACTGCACGCCATGTTTCTCACTCATTGtgatgtggaggaggaggggtgagaGCGATGGCAGCGGCAAATGACAGAAGCAGGAGGTGAGGtggaggtggtggggtggggaggtAGTGAAGAGAGCGAGTAAGGGGTAAGGAATGATGAAAGAGAAGCTGCTGAGCCAGCCTTAGCAACACAGAGTTCGACTAGGTTATTTATAGTACACTCGGAAGCATCCTCTctatcttatatttttttttccttcctctgttCCTTTGCATTATCtggagcagagagagagagagagagagagagagagactatgAAATTGTGAGAGAGAAATGCAGGTCAGGAATTACTTCTGAAGGGAAGTCCTCAGGTTGTGTGCTGAAATCTTGTTTCTTTTCTACAGAGATTTGCACATGAGTGAATGTGTATGTCTATGTATATAGACAGCTTTGAGTATTCAACAACACAacgctcatatatatatatatatatatatatatatatatatatacacacacacacacacacacacacacacacacacacacacacacacacacacacacacacacacacacacacacacacacacacacatatgtatatatatagctCATTCTAGTTTGAGATGATgtttcatacaaacacacaaactgcaTATTATGTATTTGAAAAATCAGAGTCCTTCGGCAGCTCTCATATTCTCATCAGATCAGTCAAGACATAGTGAATCCTCAAAAGTCGAAAGCTCTGACGTTTGCTCCAGAATTCATCACACATAACGTCTTTCAAACTTTTCTGGAGAGAGTTCAACCACTCGTTTTAGATTACCGGtaacttttgacattttgtgcTAAATGGAGAAGAGGTATACCACGGACAGCGGATATTACGGGAAGTAACCCGACTCACATTAAAATTTACAACGATGGAATTGAAAGTGTTAGCGGAAGAGGCAAACAGACATTTCACTGCATTATAGAAAAGAAATATATTGTTCGCATAGTTTGGAGAATGATTTACAAATATCTATATTCACTCAAGATGGACGCCAAAGTTAGGCAGAACATATACGTTCCAACACATGTGCATTTATGTGTCAAAAAAATCCTCTCGCTTGGTGTTCGTGATGCTGGGACAGCCAAATAACATTCGCACGACTTCACCAAACGAGGAAACCGGTTTTCGTTCTGAGCCCACTACTGCAGCAGGTTCTGCAAGTGGTTGCATatacaatcaaatcaaaattcaTTCTGGTACGTTGACGGTTTATTGTGAACTGCTTACATAAGAAAGAACAGAACCATTGGGGGCTAAGAAAAACATCTGAGGAATATGCATGATATGCATCTCGAGGTCCTCCCACGTCAAAGGCAAGCGCATTGAAAAGAACCTCGCAGGAATTCCTGCGTTTGTGTTCGCCTCCAAATGCATCAGAGGCACAGGCAGGCCTCTTTGCATTCCGGCGGCAGTGGTTACAAAACAATACTTGTAGCTTctgactttctccctttcatataatttacatttaaccttttttttgttgtaattgtcATCAGATTAACTTCTTTTGGGTCTTATTTAATTACTTGAGAGCAACTTTCATTGAAATGTGAATCAAAGATTTCTATCCAGTCGATTTTACAGTACGTGATTGTGGAACTGGAGAATTATGACAGCCTAAATGTGTAAAAGAGCTGTTACATAAggggacatacacacacacacacacgcacacacacacacacacacacacacacacacacacctcaggcTGACATGAGGATGTGTTGATGCACTCATTTTGATAAGACCGGACATGAGAGGTCACACAACTGCTTGAAAGGGTCCCGGAAACATTCAGTATTTgtatgcgtatgtgtgtgtgtatgtgtgcatgttttaaaaacacatccCAATAAAAGCTCAAATGTAAAAAGAGGACACACAAACCAGAACACCTGCGCTACAGCTCACAGTACCCACATAAACACGTACAAATTTACATCGCGcagtcatacacacacatgctcatgcATTTTTGGGGATATGAAATCAGAATTGGAATAGAATTCAGTAGAGCACAGAAGCTTTCCAAGGTTGAACTTCAATCTAACCGAAAACATGTACTCTATGTGCAAACGTTATGGAGATGCCCATTCCATCGGACAGTACtgaaccccaaaaaaagtgtctaAGATAGTGCCATACGTGTTTATTTGTGCGTATTTTATTCCTGAATTAATTCACCACCATTGACGGGTATGGAAGTCAAAAGGTCCATTGCTTTATGGTGGCCTGGCAGCGAGTGGGTTTGCGTTGACAGCAATGAATGCCCTTGAATGTCAagccacacacaaacaaacatgaacggCCTGTTAACTCTGGGTGCACAATAAAAATCTGGTGCATTGCTTACCCACTGAAACAACTCATAATGTGAGGATGTAATCTTACTGGGCCGTATCGTTTTTGATTCTGGGGCAGGGCAACTAAAAAGAAGGCAAAAAGAGAATATCATTTCTCTATTCAAACGTCGCCATTACATTTTCTTTCTCTGGCACtgggaaaaaatgttttaaaaaaatcttttattaATCATTATTGTCCcgattgtcaaaaaaaaaaaatccaatctgcAGTATAGTTGCAACGATTTCACTCATTTGTTATTAATCAGCCATGTAACTCACTGCATTAAAAAAGTAGCGCCCGAGAACAATGCAAACATCCACTGCTGGGCAAAAAGCAGCACACATACTAAAGCTAGCAGGTTAACGCAAGGCTAAAAAGTGCAAATGACTCAGAGTGAAAAAGAGGATCTTAACTCCCCCTTTCACCGTTTGAAtgaatgtaccggtatgtaGGGTTGTGTGTCTGGAGTCGAACACACCTCACCGCCTTTCGCACTGAGCACTTCTATGCACAAGATGACACACACAATCGTTTGCATAACctccttttcattttcaaaagtgcGGAGAAAGAGGATGTGAATCTACTTGATGATGTACAGGAGAGAGCAGACACTCTCTGATGCTCCTGTGCCATAACGTCATTTGCAAGCATCTTCCTCAGGCTATGAGAGAGAGAATAAGCTTCGCCAGCTGACAACAGGGATGCTGGAAGCAGAGTCAGGCTAAGCCCGATCAGCATTACTTCTCAAGCGCGTGGCAAAGCTAACCCGCACATGCTGACTACACAGCTGCTCAATTATTGAGGGATTGTACTTGGGCCAAATTAGACGCAGAAGGTATCGCCGGGTCAGACGGCGGGGGTTTAAACTGATTGAGCTTTCGTCTTTTATTTTTCGCTCGTCTCGTAGAAATGCACACACAGAGGAACCTATAAAgtgcaggtgtcaaactcgagtcCCGTAGGCCAAATCTGGCCttaccacatcattttatgtgtatGACTCACCGAAGCAAATGCGAgttttgaggtaaaaaaaaaaatgagtaagaAAAATCATTTATGCACTGTTAATGTGATTTATAACTTGTTTTTAATCTTGAAGCGAGCGAAAAGTAAACATTAAGAATTGAAAttaagtggttgcacaagtgtgcacaccctcaaaTCGGTGGGGACGTGGCAATGTTCAAAAGTAACCAGTCACATTGATAATCATGTAAAATAGGAGTCATTACACACCcgtcaacatttaaaaatacatcgaGTCTGATAAAACCTATCTGCGGTTCAGCTTTTCTATTGGTCTTTTTCAGACTTCTTCAAACAGTAACTTGAAGGTTTTGTGCTAACATTGAGTGCTATTTTCAACTTTACATAATTCCCTCCCCTGTTGTTGACTTAAACTTATCAAAGAAATACAGCGCCCAAACATGTTGCTGCCACCACAAATTCACTTCGCTCCACTGTAGGCACGGTGTTCGTTTGATGATGagcattttgttgtgtttgcaacaaaaacaaaacatcccaaacagaaaaattgtgttttaagtATAATGGAGAAAACGGACACACTGGAATTAATCCTGTATGACCGACTGGGGaagaaattaattaattgctttcttaaaaaagaaaaaaaagaaaaatgtatgcattttAAATGGAAGAAAACACTTTATATTTTAACAAATGAACATTGATTATGTGGTATAACTCAAAAGTGTATCGGTACATTTTTATGAGCACGTACAGGTGCACAGTATCGACAGTGATACGATTCTGTTATCGATACCTCTCAAAAGAGCGAAACTCCATCTAGCGCTGCCGAGAAAATGTTTGACCACTGAGCGGAGCCTCTTCTGTGCTGTTGGTTGGTATTGAATTTACATGTTGGTGCTGAGGCGAGGTCTGCACTCTGACAGGAGCAACAATATGCAAAGTATTGCCACAAGCATATATCATGTCTATGTGTGGATAGGcagacccccctgccccccgcaaaaacggttgccatggtaacccctcccccccaacttGCTACAGTTAAGCAGTAGccaacacgcacacatacacaccaacAGTCAAGTGCTAGAGTTTCAGCTTTGTTTCTACGGAAACCTCTCCCACGCACTGAGGAGGTTGACATCATTACATCagttaaaaatacatgttgcagcttcaCACCTCAAACATGCCCCAATGTTTGATCAATGTGCGCCCCCCACCACTGTCATGAGGCATCAAGGCTGGAGGGATAAGGCTGACGTGATCAATGTTGCTAAATAATGTATGACTTGCCATACATACATGCAGTAAGAGGCTGCCCGCAGTGTCCTAACCACTTCCTGCTCAAACTTCTGCTTTACTTGCCTTCAAGTTTCTCATCCAAATGATagttgaacaacaacaaaaaaaccccaccagcGACTTCTCTGCTTGGCGCCACGGCTACCCGCAAAAGTTTTGTACCTGAATGGAATGCCTGGGTTTGCGAAAGAACGACGTCTTGGCCGTGAAGAAAGTGAAGTCTTCGTTCTCATCGTCCAGGCTGCAGTAGCCGCTGCTCATGCTGTTACTGCTGGTCATGGAAGGGGTCGGCTCCGTGTTGACAGTCATGGAGAGGTATGGATGGCACAGCTTGACAAAGTCCCGCTTGAACCTGACTAGTCTCCCTCAAAGTGTTAAGTCCCACCTGTGACGGCGATTGCAGGGGGGGGGAGACCAGGAAATCCGAGAAGCAGCGTACAAGTGACACTTCCCCCACGAGTATTTGTTGCTCTGGCAACATATATGCGCCGAAACATGTACACGCGCCTAAATGCGCGGCAGGAGATTACCTGGCCCTTGTGTCCCGGAGTCACTTTTCAGCTAGGTGTCAAGTTCACCCACCTGACAGCGACTTGCTACACTTGCAAACTAACAGTCACCACCGTGTATACGCCACAACCACATCCTGTTCTCTTCTTAGGAATCATCTGAGCGGTGCTGATGTTTATACGGAGGGAGAAGTTATCTCGTTTGGCGCGCGGCACAGTTCACGTTGTGTAGCAACGATGCGTAAAGTCGAGCCGGTGCCACCGGTTACGTTCTCCTCTTCGATGAGTCGCTTcggcaatgcaaaccaagaGACTGATGCCTCCCTCGCCTCCTCTTTCTCTGCACCCGCTTTCCTCActcactccctcccttgtgCAGCCTCGCTCGACCATCTGTGGTTATCAAGCTGAGAGCACCCTCCCCCTTTTTCgcgctcgctctctttctctctgcagTGCAACATCATTTCCTCTAACGGAGagcaaggggaggggggggggggggggttgttgatgATTGAGCTCCTGTTTTACATATTGTGCGTACCACGACTGCAATGACAGGAAGATGTGTAGACAGTCAGACCAGAGAGGAAGATGGCTGTTATGTGTTTAGGTGTAGCTCTACAATAACAAAGGCAAATGTATAGAAAATGATTGGATGTCTCGTTTTACAATTTTCAGGAATGTTCATAGATTGTGAGCTATAGGTAGTTACTAGCTGTTCCACATCCATCCAGAGCCACCGTTTAAAGGGGAACTCAACTCAAAATTTGTCCTCCCGAAAGTATGTCCGATGtagccccactagtctaaacatggcatagcatattgtgtttgtggactaTGAgctaagcagtaaaatccacacatttttgtccctctcagggggtggccatttggccacttgctgtcaactgaagatgacatcatatttcaacaatcatggctcagcttcagaaaacagatgagccatgattggttctTACCGGAGCCTTgagaaactgtgatgtcattttcaagtgACAAAAAGTAGCAAATTGGCTGCCCCCCACCCGAAACAGCAAAGACCAGGTGGATTTTGCTACTGAACTTCAAAGTGGAAGTCCACCCCAAATTTTCTTGACGATAATATCTTCTATAAACCTCTCTACTAGTCTAAATGCAGCACttgtaaaatatgaataaagcagcaaaatccacacatttttatccatctcagggggcggccattttgccacttgctgtcgactgaaaatgtcaTCCAAGTGCCTAAGGGGATCAGTTAACGGCTGTCAGGGCTCACCTgtcctgttttctgggtttgatcATGTGACGTTTGCATGGTGAAAAAAGGGGGGATTttcttcatattccacaaacaatattaatcagaatgccatttAGAGTGGGGGAAGGGGAGCCTCAGAcatatttcaaaagaaaaaatcacatgattgggaaaacaaagaaaaacacagatAAGAGGAGAATAGCACATCTTATCTGAACTAGAGGAGTTGTATTTCGGAGCGCGAAATGGGAAGCCTCCGCTAAGTCAGTCTTCCTTGTTGTAATTTAATAATTCAAACAGCTCATGAGAATGACAGAAAACACAGcaagtattcaaaatgtatTGTCCAAAATATTAGACATGGCTAGATTGTATAGGCGTGCGTAATATTACGGTGTGGACGTTGTAACACTGTCAACATTGGTTTGTGGAGAGTTGATCTTGTGGTCCTGAAAATGAGATCACCATCTAGTGAATGATTACCCAGGTTGGAGATTAAACTGACCTCTAACCTCACGCCGACCCTTTAACCTGCCTTCTAACTGTCAATGAGCCTGTCCTCCTCCGAAAGGTAAAAGCCGATTCCCCAAACACGCCTGCCATTGAATGTAGGGAAACTCATTACATCTGTATGCGCATTTATTTTCTCTGTGTGTAATTCATGGTTAACATTTACTCAGGTGGTGATTTACCAGAGGACTCCTTCAAATGGGGCTTCCTCGTTTGGATCCTTTGCAGTGTTCTTATGTCTTTTTATGTTTAAAATGGATACGTGTGGGTTCACTGTGCATGTCGACTACTTCCTTTCATGAGGAGTTTTGACCAGCTCCATGCATATCCTTATGTCtgttttatactgcccccatGTGGTCAAGGtgcacacaccagaaggagcagcaagatgtccattgaactgaagaaaataatgtagcaaaaaaattctatttaattatgCCATTATTGTATGTATATTATTGTAGGGttttataaaatacaatattttagactgctatttttattttgtttgggaggctggaacagatgaatgacatttccattcatttcaatggtgaaAGATggcttgagatatgagtgtcgTGAGTTAGGAACGTGGTCATGAAATATAATAAACTCAAGGCACTGCAGTATTACAAATCAGGGCtgtgcatctctccaataaaacACGATTCGATAAATATCTTCACATAGTTTAAAGTTGAACGATTCGGTTCAATTTGATGCACCCATCGTTTAAC
The DNA window shown above is from Hippocampus zosterae strain Florida chromosome 9, ASM2543408v3, whole genome shotgun sequence and carries:
- the rassf5 gene encoding ras association domain-containing protein 5 isoform X3, giving the protein MTVNTEPTPSMTSSNSMSSGYCSLDDENEDFTFFTAKTSFFRKPRHSIQKSEAKEEEEGGVKDLPEEEVRTRIEEYNSRVSENGMKLASDGSYTGFIKVHLRLSRPVTVPAMDVPVPGGPDGSPSEGRDCGQGEDRTSFYLPCDCVKQLHISSTTTTREVIQGLLKKFMVLDNPRKFALYRQTHRDGQDLFQKLPLCERPLLLRLLAGPDPERLSFVLKENETGEVEWHAFSVPELQNFLVILDKEEAERVRAVQSKYTMYRRKLQQALQQHDP